The Candidatus Moraniibacteriota bacterium genome has a segment encoding these proteins:
- a CDS encoding GIY-YIG nuclease family protein, whose protein sequence is MSKIKEKINKLPTEPGVYIFKDKFGKILYIGKATSLRSRVKSYFQGRDVRGERILSMVRQVADIKTQQTDSVLEALILESNLIKKHQPKYNIDLKDGKSFSYFVITKEKFPRVIILRKTDLGKNKNITRYTFGPYTSKKQMEIALKIIRHIFPFHLNKQQSENGCLDFQIGLCPGPYAGAISGKDYMANIRNIRMILAGKKKGLINTLEKEMQTEAKKHEFEKAAELRNKIFALQHIRDIALITKDFEENTRTTNHEPRIFRIEAYDISNISGTNAVGSMVVFSNNKPDKSQYRKFRIKTVAGIDDVKMMREILIRRFNNEWPMPDLILLDGGIGHLNMADRLLHKKMGLAVSIAAVAKGPMRKNVKIKISNDKSILNSQISNEIEEILDDKNLIKGIMDEAHRFAINFHRKIRKKNALI, encoded by the coding sequence ATGTCAAAAATTAAAGAAAAAATAAATAAACTGCCAACTGAACCCGGAGTGTATATCTTTAAAGATAAATTTGGAAAAATCCTTTATATCGGCAAAGCTACCAGTTTGCGCAGCCGGGTCAAATCATATTTCCAGGGACGGGACGTAAGAGGCGAAAGAATCCTTTCCATGGTCAGGCAGGTTGCGGATATAAAAACCCAACAAACAGACTCAGTTTTGGAAGCTTTGATATTGGAAAGCAATCTGATTAAAAAACACCAGCCAAAATACAATATAGACCTTAAAGACGGCAAATCATTTTCTTATTTTGTGATTACGAAAGAAAAATTTCCCAGGGTTATCATATTGCGCAAAACTGATTTGGGTAAAAATAAAAATATTACCAGATATACATTCGGCCCTTATACTTCCAAAAAGCAGATGGAAATTGCGCTTAAAATAATACGCCATATATTTCCTTTTCATTTGAATAAACAACAATCCGAAAATGGCTGTCTAGACTTCCAGATAGGACTTTGTCCCGGACCCTATGCAGGCGCTATTTCTGGAAAAGATTATATGGCTAATATTCGCAATATAAGGATGATCTTGGCTGGCAAAAAGAAAGGATTGATTAATACCTTAGAAAAAGAAATGCAAACGGAAGCCAAAAAACATGAATTTGAAAAAGCAGCGGAGCTTCGCAATAAAATTTTCGCCTTGCAACATATCCGCGATATTGCTCTAATCACAAAAGATTTTGAAGAAAATACGCGAACCACGAACCACGAACCAAGAATTTTTAGAATCGAAGCTTATGATATCTCAAATATTTCAGGAACAAATGCAGTTGGCAGCATGGTTGTTTTTTCAAACAATAAGCCTGACAAATCACAATATAGGAAATTCAGGATAAAAACTGTGGCTGGGATAGATGATGTGAAAATGATGCGGGAAATTTTAATTAGGAGATTCAATAATGAATGGCCCATGCCTGACCTTATTCTTCTGGATGGAGGGATTGGGCATCTCAATATGGCTGATAGGCTGTTGCATAAAAAAATGGGTCTTGCTGTATCGATTGCAGCGGTAGCCAAGGGGCCAATGAGAAAAAATGTCAAAATAAAAATTTCCAATGATAAATCAATTTTAAATTCTCAAATTTCAAATGAAATCGAAGAAATTTTAGATGATAAAAACTTAATAAAAGGCATAATGGATGAAGCACATCGTTTCGCTATTAATTTTCATAGAAAAATAAGAAAAAAGAATGCTTTAATTTAA
- the uvrA gene encoding excinuclease ABC subunit UvrA codes for MEDKIIIKGAREHNLKNIDLELPRNKFIVFTGISGSGKSTLAFDTIFAEGQRRYLESLSSYARQFLGQMDKPDVDYIEGLSPAISIDQKSASHNPRSTVGTVTEIHDYLRLLYAKIGIPHCPVCGQEISKISTDEIVDRILEMGDKNETRLIEIISPIVRERKGEYLTLLDDMWKRGFSEAIVNGKLYKLENFKEIKLERYKKHNIDLIVDRIEVKAENLSRIFEGVEKALKMSEGLVKISNQETKNSKQAKNEVVFNQKLSCPLHDVEFPEMEPRLFSFNSPYGACPACEGLGFKKEIDIERVMPDTNKTIAEGGLAPWNFKKNNYYGGVILSVVRYFNIPDNARLRDMPKRKLDLLLYGTADHESMVSEEKAEEIPITIRAKTGTNWKFYMQWRGIVGFLQDRYFKTESDAVREGIEKYMSQKPCSTCKGARYKKEVLFVTVGNKNIYEASIMSIRECLNFFQNLKLTHREELIAGRILKEIIARLVFLNNVGLDYLTLHRAAYSLSGGESQRIRLASQIGSQLVGVLYILDEPSIGLHARDNAKLIETLRQLQKIGNTLIVIEHDEEMMRSADWLVDIGPGAGKHGGEIVAEGTPEEVINNLKSLTGKYLRGELEIEIPKFRRDANKKKRIVVRGAGEHNLKNIVAEFPLKVFTCVTGVSGSGKSTLVEETLYRALANKLHRSLDAPGRHKEIIGIENIDKVIMIDQSPIGRTPRSNPATYTGLFTPIRELFAQTKDAKMRGYGPGRFSFNIHGGRCDNCNGEGFLKIEMQFMPDVYLPCDVCNGKRYNRETLQVKYKGKNIAEVLKMTVSEGVKFFEAFPKIHDPLAVLEEVGLGYIELGQSATTLSGGEAQRIKLAAELSRRATGDTLYILDEPTTGLHFEDIKKLLNVLNRLVDAGNSVVVIEHNMDVIKTADWIIDMGPEGGDNGGRIVVTGPPEEIAKYHKESYTAKYLKDVLKKK; via the coding sequence ATGGAAGACAAAATTATAATAAAAGGTGCGCGCGAACATAATTTGAAAAACATTGATCTAGAGCTCCCACGCAATAAATTCATTGTATTTACGGGAATTTCCGGTTCAGGAAAATCTACGCTGGCTTTTGATACCATTTTTGCCGAGGGGCAGAGGAGATATCTGGAAAGCCTTTCCAGTTATGCTCGCCAGTTTTTGGGCCAAATGGATAAACCGGACGTGGACTATATTGAAGGTCTGTCGCCGGCTATTTCAATTGATCAAAAGTCTGCTTCGCATAATCCGCGTTCCACAGTCGGAACGGTGACAGAAATCCATGACTATCTGCGTCTTCTTTATGCTAAAATCGGAATTCCGCATTGCCCTGTTTGCGGACAGGAAATTTCAAAAATTTCAACCGATGAAATTGTTGATCGTATCTTGGAAATGGGCGATAAAAATGAAACACGCTTAATCGAAATTATTTCTCCAATTGTGCGCGAAAGAAAAGGTGAATATTTAACCTTGCTTGATGACATGTGGAAACGAGGTTTTTCTGAAGCTATTGTTAATGGAAAATTATATAAACTGGAAAATTTCAAAGAGATAAAACTGGAACGATACAAGAAACATAACATCGATCTTATTGTCGACAGAATCGAAGTAAAGGCTGAAAATTTAAGCCGAATATTTGAGGGTGTTGAAAAAGCACTGAAAATGTCCGAAGGATTGGTAAAAATCAGTAATCAGGAAACAAAAAACAGCAAACAAGCAAAAAACGAAGTTGTTTTTAATCAAAAGTTATCTTGTCCTTTGCACGATGTAGAATTTCCTGAAATGGAGCCGAGGCTGTTCTCGTTCAATTCTCCATATGGTGCCTGTCCAGCTTGCGAGGGGCTGGGGTTTAAAAAAGAGATAGATATTGAAAGAGTCATGCCTGACACAAATAAGACAATCGCTGAAGGCGGTTTGGCACCCTGGAATTTCAAAAAAAATAATTACTACGGCGGCGTTATTTTGTCAGTAGTCAGATATTTCAATATTCCTGACAATGCCAGATTGCGCGACATGCCTAAAAGAAAGCTAGATCTGCTTCTTTATGGAACAGCTGATCATGAAAGCATGGTTTCTGAGGAAAAAGCGGAAGAAATCCCAATAACAATTCGCGCCAAAACCGGCACTAACTGGAAGTTCTATATGCAGTGGCGGGGAATAGTTGGTTTCCTGCAGGATCGTTATTTTAAAACCGAATCCGATGCAGTTCGCGAAGGGATTGAAAAATATATGTCGCAGAAACCATGCTCAACCTGTAAAGGCGCCAGATATAAGAAAGAAGTTTTATTTGTTACAGTAGGAAACAAAAACATATATGAAGCATCAATCATGAGTATCCGCGAATGTTTGAATTTTTTTCAGAATTTAAAATTAACGCATCGCGAAGAATTGATTGCCGGCAGAATTCTAAAGGAAATTATTGCACGGTTGGTTTTTCTCAATAATGTCGGATTGGATTATCTGACATTGCATCGGGCTGCCTATTCATTGTCAGGAGGAGAATCACAAAGAATTCGTCTGGCTTCGCAAATAGGTTCGCAATTGGTCGGGGTTTTGTATATTTTGGATGAACCATCAATTGGTCTCCACGCGCGCGATAACGCGAAACTCATCGAAACGCTCCGTCAACTTCAAAAAATAGGAAATACTTTGATTGTCATTGAACACGATGAGGAAATGATGCGCTCGGCTGATTGGCTGGTGGATATCGGACCAGGAGCCGGAAAACATGGCGGGGAAATTGTGGCCGAAGGAACGCCTGAGGAAGTTATTAATAATCTAAAGTCTTTGACCGGAAAATATTTGCGGGGAGAACTGGAAATAGAAATTCCAAAATTTCGAAGAGATGCAAATAAGAAAAAAAGAATTGTAGTTCGCGGAGCCGGAGAACATAATTTAAAAAATATTGTGGCGGAATTTCCACTGAAAGTTTTTACTTGCGTGACCGGAGTTTCAGGATCCGGAAAATCAACCTTGGTTGAAGAAACATTATATAGGGCATTGGCCAATAAATTGCACCGCTCATTGGATGCGCCGGGCAGGCACAAAGAAATAATTGGCATTGAAAATATAGACAAAGTGATTATGATCGATCAGTCGCCAATTGGAAGAACTCCGCGTTCCAATCCGGCGACATATACGGGACTTTTTACGCCGATACGCGAACTGTTTGCTCAGACGAAAGATGCCAAAATGCGCGGTTATGGTCCGGGAAGATTTTCGTTCAACATTCACGGCGGGCGATGTGATAATTGCAACGGTGAAGGATTTTTGAAAATAGAAATGCAGTTTATGCCAGATGTCTATTTGCCCTGCGATGTTTGCAATGGGAAAAGATATAATAGGGAAACTTTGCAAGTTAAATATAAAGGGAAAAATATTGCTGAAGTTTTGAAAATGACAGTTTCTGAAGGCGTTAAATTTTTTGAAGCTTTCCCTAAAATACACGATCCACTTGCAGTGTTGGAGGAAGTGGGATTGGGCTATATTGAACTAGGACAGAGCGCGACCACTCTTTCTGGCGGGGAAGCGCAAAGGATAAAACTGGCGGCGGAACTTTCGCGGCGCGCGACCGGAGATACTTTGTATATTTTAGATGAGCCGACAACCGGGTTGCATTTTGAGGACATAAAAAAATTACTTAATGTTTTGAACCGCTTGGTTGATGCGGGAAACAGCGTTGTCGTAATCGAACATAATATGGATGTCATCAAAACAGCCGATTGGATCATTGATATGGGTCCGGAAGGAGGCGACAATGGCGGGCGAATTGTTGTTACAGGTCCGCCGGAAGAAATTGCCAAATACCATAAAGAAAGCTATACGGCAAAATATCTGAAGGACGTGCTGAAGAAAAAATAA
- the uvrB gene encoding excinuclease ABC subunit UvrB: protein MKFKLDNKYKPKGDQPQAIKKLVSGIKSGKKFQTLLGVTGSGKTFTVANVIEQVQKPTLVIAPNKTLAAQLVQEFRTFFPKNAVEYFVSYYDYYQPEAYIYSTDTYIEKEAQINDEIDRLRHSATSALLSREDVIIVASVSCIYGLGSPEFYREISFEVAMGEKFNREEKIKELIDLQFQRSELLSRGKFRVTGETFEIMQTGREIVTRIEVENEKVKKIREYDFLTGEELGNLKRTLIYPAKHFVVPEPLMQEALKDIEIEMRDRVAYLRKENKLLEAERLKRRTKQDIEMMKEIGYCNGIENYSRYLTGRKTGEAPYTLIDYFEKDYLLVIDESHVTIPQLNAMYNGDRARKESLIENGFRLPSAFDNRPLKFTEFEKHINKLIFTSATPATYEKTNSENIVQQIIRPTGLLDPKLEVRSAKGQVKDVLSEIEKVIERKERVLITTLTKKMSEDLADFLKENKIKTEYLHSDVETLDRIRILESLRRGEFDVLVGVNLLREGLDLPEVSLVAVLDADKEGFLRSETSLIQTIGRAARNVSGQVILYADQITGSMKRAIDETNRRRKIQAEYNKKHHITPATIKKNIKSIVDHETNPMPVDDYSKLESLEDIVGYIKQREKEMKDAARALEFEKAALIRDEISQLRKLQIK from the coding sequence ATGAAATTTAAATTAGATAACAAATATAAGCCTAAAGGTGATCAGCCTCAAGCAATCAAAAAGCTTGTTAGCGGCATTAAGAGCGGTAAAAAATTCCAAACACTTCTGGGTGTAACGGGCTCAGGAAAAACATTCACAGTGGCGAATGTGATTGAACAAGTGCAGAAACCGACTTTGGTTATCGCACCTAACAAAACATTGGCGGCCCAATTAGTCCAGGAATTTCGGACATTTTTTCCCAAAAACGCGGTGGAATATTTCGTTTCCTATTATGACTATTATCAGCCGGAAGCATACATATATTCCACAGACACGTATATTGAAAAGGAGGCTCAGATCAATGATGAAATAGACCGATTGCGCCATAGCGCGACGTCAGCGCTTCTTTCGCGCGAAGACGTGATTATCGTGGCTTCAGTTTCCTGCATCTATGGTCTGGGTTCGCCGGAATTTTATCGGGAAATAAGTTTTGAAGTGGCTATGGGAGAAAAATTTAATCGTGAAGAAAAAATAAAAGAACTCATTGATCTGCAGTTTCAAAGAAGCGAACTTCTCAGTCGCGGCAAATTCAGGGTGACGGGAGAAACATTTGAAATAATGCAGACCGGCAGGGAAATTGTGACAAGAATAGAAGTAGAAAACGAGAAGGTAAAAAAAATTCGGGAATATGATTTTCTGACAGGCGAGGAGCTCGGAAACCTTAAGCGAACTTTGATATATCCAGCCAAACATTTTGTTGTTCCGGAGCCGCTTATGCAGGAAGCGTTGAAGGATATAGAGATAGAGATGAGAGATAGAGTGGCTTATTTGAGAAAAGAGAATAAATTATTAGAAGCGGAAAGACTGAAGCGTAGAACCAAGCAGGATATTGAGATGATGAAAGAAATTGGTTATTGTAATGGAATTGAAAATTATTCAAGATATCTGACTGGACGGAAAACTGGGGAAGCACCGTATACGCTGATAGATTACTTCGAAAAAGATTACTTGCTGGTTATTGATGAATCGCACGTAACTATTCCACAACTTAATGCCATGTATAATGGTGATCGTGCGCGCAAGGAATCTTTGATTGAAAACGGATTCAGGCTACCAAGCGCTTTTGACAACCGGCCGCTGAAATTTACTGAGTTTGAAAAACATATAAATAAATTAATTTTTACTTCAGCCACGCCTGCAACCTATGAAAAAACAAATTCTGAAAATATAGTCCAGCAGATTATCCGTCCAACTGGACTTCTTGATCCAAAATTAGAAGTCAGATCTGCCAAGGGCCAGGTCAAAGACGTTCTCAGTGAGATAGAGAAAGTTATAGAAAGAAAAGAAAGGGTACTGATTACGACGCTAACAAAAAAAATGTCTGAAGATTTGGCGGATTTTTTGAAAGAAAATAAAATCAAAACCGAATATCTGCATTCAGATGTGGAAACCCTTGATCGTATCCGCATTTTGGAAAGTTTGCGAAGAGGAGAATTTGATGTGCTGGTTGGAGTCAATCTTCTGCGCGAAGGACTGGATCTCCCTGAAGTTTCATTAGTAGCTGTTCTGGATGCCGACAAAGAAGGATTCCTGCGCAGTGAAACCTCGCTGATTCAGACAATAGGACGTGCGGCCAGAAATGTTTCCGGACAGGTCATTCTTTATGCTGATCAGATTACTGGTTCAATGAAGCGCGCTATTGATGAAACAAATAGGCGCCGCAAAATCCAGGCAGAATATAACAAAAAACATCATATCACGCCAGCAACTATCAAGAAAAATATTAAATCAATTGTTGACCACGAAACCAATCCAATGCCAGTGGATGACTATTCTAAACTGGAGTCACTGGAAGACATTGTGGGATACATAAAACAGAGAGAAAAAGAGATGAAAGATGCCGCCCGCGCTCTGGAATTTGAAAAAGCTGCGCTTATTAGAGATGAAATTTCCCAACTTAGAAAATTACAGATAAAATAA
- the uvrA gene encoding excinuclease ABC subunit UvrA, whose product MSSKKSSTRKNTGDIIIKGARVNNLKNIDVDIPRDKFVVITGLSGSGKSSLAFDTIYAEGNRRYMESLSSYARNFLDPSIKPDVDKIENLSPPISIDQKSISRSPRSTVGTLTEIYDYLRILFAKVGIPHCPQCGTSMQKRSNKEILDEILSFSHNTQIAILSKPKDSMNSRDALKHIQQMGYARIRIKEKIIPVAEALMSIDEYNNAEIEVVIDRIVLDKKNPDIERIADSIETAMKIGGNSMKVLFDNSKESNYNQDFFCSNCGIKIKEITPRHFSFNSPEGACSVCSGLGYILKVNEELVIPNKNLSLMEGAIQPWSKSGGKISGQNSQLMILKDVSKKYKFSMNVPVKKLSEQQLRVVLYGDEEFSGVIPMLENKYFETKSDYVRAEIEKYMTEHVCEACGGKRLKREFLAVEVQGKNINDLVLMSIDCLDEFFKNWEKWDQNSQEKEISRSIIREIIGRLASLKNVGLEYLNLGRSAQTISGGEAQRIRLAAQLNSQLMGIVYVLDEPSIGLHNRDTEKLIDTMKKLQSVGNSIIVVEHDESIIKSADWIIDMGPGAGEEGGVVVFEGNYKKLLNSNNITAQYLSKKKKVSNKNKYRNGSGKFIEILDAEEHNLKKIDIKIPLQKLVSICGVSGSGKSTLVKDILSKALSRHFYGTKELPGKHKKIKGFENIKKVISINQAPIGRTPRSNAATYTGVFSHIRDLFAETEEAKNRGYTASRFSFNMKGGRCEVCQGEGLKKIEMHLLPDVYVKCEACDGTRFSKKTLEIEYKGFNIAQILDMDVRLALKFFTRNPLISEKLKTMEDVGLGYLKLGQSATNLSGGEAQRIKLATELARKSTGNTLYILDEPTAGLHFEDIKKLLSVLNALVDKGNTVIVVEHNLDVIKDADWVIELGPDGGESGGYITFEGTPDKLKKDKKSWTAKYL is encoded by the coding sequence ATGTCTTCAAAAAAATCTTCTACGAGAAAGAATACAGGCGACATCATTATCAAGGGTGCACGCGTAAATAATCTTAAAAATATAGATGTTGATATCCCGCGTGACAAATTTGTTGTAATTACTGGACTTTCTGGATCAGGAAAGTCCTCTTTAGCTTTTGATACGATCTACGCCGAAGGCAATCGTCGTTATATGGAAAGCCTCTCTTCATATGCCAGGAATTTTCTTGATCCATCAATAAAGCCAGATGTAGATAAAATTGAGAATTTGAGTCCGCCAATATCTATTGACCAAAAAAGCATTTCTCGTTCACCTCGCTCAACAGTCGGAACTCTTACAGAAATCTATGATTATCTAAGAATTTTATTTGCCAAAGTCGGAATACCTCATTGTCCGCAATGTGGAACATCTATGCAAAAACGTTCTAATAAAGAAATTTTAGATGAAATTTTGTCATTTTCTCATAATACCCAAATTGCTATTCTGTCGAAACCAAAAGATAGCATGAACAGCAGAGATGCCTTAAAACATATTCAGCAAATGGGATATGCAAGAATTAGAATAAAAGAGAAAATTATTCCTGTTGCTGAAGCTCTAATGTCGATTGATGAATATAACAACGCAGAAATAGAAGTGGTCATCGACAGGATTGTTTTGGATAAAAAGAATCCAGATATTGAAAGAATAGCTGATTCAATAGAAACAGCTATGAAAATAGGGGGGAATTCAATGAAAGTACTTTTTGATAATTCTAAAGAAAGCAATTATAACCAGGATTTTTTCTGCAGCAATTGTGGAATTAAAATAAAAGAAATAACCCCCAGACACTTTTCTTTCAATAGTCCAGAAGGAGCATGCAGTGTGTGCAGTGGTTTAGGTTATATATTAAAAGTTAATGAGGAATTGGTTATTCCTAATAAAAACCTTTCTCTTATGGAAGGTGCGATACAACCATGGAGTAAATCAGGCGGAAAAATTAGCGGACAGAATTCCCAGCTGATGATATTGAAAGATGTTTCGAAGAAATATAAATTTTCAATGAATGTTCCTGTTAAAAAACTCTCAGAACAGCAACTGAGAGTAGTTCTTTACGGAGATGAAGAATTCAGTGGAGTTATACCGATGCTTGAAAATAAATATTTTGAAACAAAATCTGATTATGTACGTGCTGAAATTGAAAAATATATGACCGAACATGTATGTGAAGCCTGTGGTGGCAAAAGACTGAAAAGAGAATTTTTGGCTGTTGAAGTTCAAGGAAAAAATATTAATGATTTAGTTTTGATGAGTATTGATTGTTTGGATGAATTTTTTAAAAACTGGGAAAAATGGGATCAAAACAGCCAAGAAAAAGAGATAAGTCGTTCTATAATACGTGAAATTATTGGTAGGCTCGCATCACTCAAAAATGTAGGATTGGAATACTTGAATCTTGGAAGAAGCGCTCAAACTATTTCCGGCGGAGAAGCGCAACGCATAAGACTAGCAGCACAACTCAATTCTCAGTTGATGGGCATAGTGTATGTTTTAGATGAACCATCTATAGGACTTCATAATCGTGATACTGAAAAACTTATAGATACCATGAAAAAACTTCAAAGTGTGGGAAATTCAATTATTGTTGTAGAACACGATGAAAGCATAATAAAATCAGCAGACTGGATTATTGATATGGGACCTGGAGCAGGAGAAGAAGGCGGAGTCGTTGTTTTTGAAGGTAATTATAAAAAACTTTTGAATTCTAATAATATTACAGCTCAGTACCTATCTAAAAAGAAAAAAGTTTCCAATAAAAATAAATACCGGAATGGCAGTGGAAAATTTATAGAAATTCTAGATGCAGAGGAGCATAATCTTAAAAAAATAGACATAAAGATCCCACTTCAGAAATTAGTTTCAATTTGCGGAGTTTCAGGTAGTGGAAAGTCTACTCTGGTGAAAGATATTCTATCCAAAGCTCTTTCCCGCCATTTTTACGGAACTAAGGAACTTCCTGGCAAACATAAAAAAATAAAAGGCTTTGAGAATATTAAAAAAGTTATCAGTATAAATCAAGCTCCTATCGGAAGAACTCCGCGTTCAAATGCGGCTACATATACAGGAGTGTTTTCACATATACGTGATTTGTTTGCTGAAACGGAGGAAGCAAAAAATAGAGGGTACACTGCTAGCCGATTCAGCTTTAATATGAAAGGTGGACGCTGCGAAGTTTGCCAAGGGGAAGGACTTAAAAAAATCGAAATGCATCTGCTTCCTGATGTATATGTAAAATGTGAAGCTTGCGATGGCACAAGATTTAGTAAAAAAACACTAGAGATAGAATACAAAGGATTTAATATTGCGCAGATTTTAGACATGGATGTAAGATTAGCTCTCAAATTTTTTACTCGCAATCCCTTAATTTCAGAAAAATTAAAAACAATGGAAGATGTGGGCTTGGGATATTTGAAACTTGGCCAAAGCGCCACTAACCTTTCTGGCGGGGAAGCGCAACGCATAAAGTTAGCTACAGAATTAGCACGTAAATCAACTGGCAACACCTTGTATATTTTAGATGAACCTACTGCCGGGCTTCATTTTGAAGACATAAAGAAGTTATTATCAGTTTTGAATGCATTAGTGGATAAAGGGAATACAGTTATTGTGGTTGAACACAACCTGGATGTGATAAAAGACGCAGATTGGGTTATTGAACTCGGTCCTGATGGTGGAGAATCTGGGGGGTATATTACATTTGAAGGTACTCCTGACAAGCTCAAAAAAGATAAGAAAAGCTGGACGGCAAAATATCTTTAA